A DNA window from Castanea sativa cultivar Marrone di Chiusa Pesio chromosome 7, ASM4071231v1 contains the following coding sequences:
- the LOC142642783 gene encoding vacuolar-sorting receptor 3-like yields MELRRSSALRVLLGFLVLSLIASSSLGRFVVEKNSLMVTSPDKIKGKHDSAIGNFGIPQYGGSMAGTVVYPKENQKGCKSFDGFGISFQAKSGSLPTFVLVDRGDCFFALKVWNAQNAGASAVLVADDIDEALITMDSPEADGSSVKYIENITIPSAFIEKGFGETLKKAVASGEMVNVNLDWREAVPHPDDRVEYELWTNSNDECGVKCDMLMEFVKDFKGAAQILEKGGYTQFTPHYITWYCPQAFTLSRQCKSQCINHGRYCAPDPEQDFSSGYDGKDVVQENLRQLCVFRVANETKKPWLWWDYVTDFQIRCPMKDKKYNKECADGVIKSLGLDIKKIDDCMGDPHADSENPVLKEEQDAQVGKGSRGDVTILPTLVVNNRQYRGKLEKSAVLKAICSGFEETTEPAVCLSDDVETNECLDNNGGCWLDKAANLTACKDTFRGRVCECPLVDGVQFKGDGYTKCEASGPGRCKINNGGCWHDSRDGHSFSACSDNGKLECQCPTGFKGDGVKNCEDIDECKEKKACQCPECSCKNTWGSYECTCSGDLLYIMEHDTCITKRANETKSAWAAVWVILIGLAMAGGGAYLVYKYRLRQYMDSEIRAIMAQYMPLDSQAEIPNHVNDEQA; encoded by the exons ATGGAGCTTCGGAGATCATCAGCACTAAGAGTCCTGCTAGGGTTTCTGGTGTTGTCTCTGATAGCCTCTTCATCTCTGGGGAGATTTGTGGTGGAGAAGAACAGCTTGATGGTGACATCTCCAGACAAAATCAAAGGGAAGCATGACAGTGCCATTGGCAACTTTGGGATACCTCAGTATGGGGGCAGCATGGCTGGTACTGTGGTGTACCCAAAAGAGAACCAAAAGGGTTGCAAAAGCTTTGATGGGTTTGGGATTTCGTTCCAAGCCAAGTCAGGATCTTTACCCACCTTCGTTTTGGTCGATCGTGGAG ATTGCTTCTTCGCTTTGAAGGTCTGGAATGCCCAGAATGCTGGGGCTTCTGCAGTTCTTGTTGCAGATGATATTGATGAAGCATTGATAACTATGGACTCTCCTGAAGCAGATGGTTCCTCTGTAAAGTACATTGAGAACATTACAATACCATCCGCATTCATTGAAAAAGGTTTTGGTGAAACATTAAAGAAAGCTGTCGCTTCTGGGGAAATGGTCAATGTGAATCTTGACTGGAGAGAAGCTGTTCCGCATCCAGATGATCGTGTGGAATATGAATTGTGGACCAACAGTAATGATGAATGTGGGGTTAAATGTGACATGTTGATGGAATTTGTGAAGGATTTTAAGGGTGCAGCACAGATACTTGAGAAAGGGGGTTACACTCAATTCACACCCCATTATATAACTTGGTACTGTCCCCAGGCATTCACATTAAGCAGACAGTGCAAGTCCCAGTGCATCAATCATGGAAGATATTGTGCTCCTGATCCTGAACAGGACTTCAGCTCAGGTTATGATGGCAAAGATGTGGTTCAAGAGAACTTAAGGCAGCTATGTGTTTTTAGAGTGGCAAATGAGACCAAGAAGCCTTGGCTGTGGTGGGACTACGTTACCGATTTTCAAATTAGATGTCCtatgaaagataaaaaatacaacaaGGAATGTGCTGATGGTGTTATTAAATCGCTTG GTCTTGATATTAAAAAGATTGACGACTGTATGGGGGACCCTCATGCCGATTCTGAAAATCCTGTTCTAAAAGAAGAGCAAGATGCTCAA GTTGGGAAAGGATCCAGAGGGGATGTAACCATATTGCCTACCCTTGTTGTCAATAACCGACAGTATCGAG GTAAGTTGGAGAAAAGTGCAGTTCTGAAGGCCATCTGTTCTGGTTTTGAGGAAACTACCGAACCAGCTGTTTGTTTGAGTGATG ATGTGGAGACAAATGAGTGCCTGGATAATAACGGTGGTTGCTGGCTAGACAAAGCAGCCAATCTCACAGCTTGCAAG GATACATTTCGTGGAAGAGTATGTGAGTGCCCTTTGGTGGATGGTGTGCAGTTCAAAGGAGATGGTTACACCAAATGTGAAG CAAGTGGACCTGGGAGGTGCAAGATAAATAATGGAGGTTGTTGGCATGATTCCCGGGATGGACACTCGTTCTCTGCTTGTTCA GATAATGGGAAGCTTGAATGTCAGTGTCCGACAGGATTTAAAGGTGATGGTGTCAAAAACTGTGAAG ATATTGATGAATGTAAAGAGAAGAAAGCCTGTCAGTGCCCAGAGTGTAGCTGCAAGAATACCTGGGGAAGCTACGAATGCACTTGCAGTGGGGATCTATTGTATATCATGGAACATGATACCTGTATCA CTAAGAGGGCCAATGAGACAAAATCTGCTTGGGCTGCTGTTTGGGTCATATTGATAGGCTTGGCTATGGCTGGTGGTGGAGCATATCTTGTGTACAAATATAGATTACGG CAATACATGGATTCTGAAATCAGAGCTATAATGGCACAGTATATGCCTCTAGACAGTCAAGCTGAAATACCGAACCATGTCAATGATGAACAAGCATAA